One part of the Streptomyces ferrugineus genome encodes these proteins:
- a CDS encoding FAD-binding and (Fe-S)-binding domain-containing protein produces the protein MTTTAQDQERLDAAAVTDALAQGDCGEVHGDAGRRAQYSADASNYRRIPLAVVFPRERRHVLNTLDVCRRLGVPITSRGTGTSTSGQAVGSGVVMDFSRYFNRLLALDPDARTATVQPGIVLDDLQKAAAAHGLLFGADPSTHSRCTLGGMIGNNACGSHSIAWGRTAENVLELEVVTYRGTVLRLGEMTQAEIGEAVAAGGERGELIAALHQLAERNLAALRTELGRFPRQVSGYALEHLLPERRFNLARALVGSEGTLAVILSATVRLVAPPSARALVVLGYPDAIAAADAVPALVKHPLLALEGLDRSLTDIVTRPETRRTIDTLPRTQAWLFAELGGQEDELSRLAEELVAAAGCAGHEIVTDPVRARQLWRIREDGAGLATRTPEGSEAWPGWEDAAVPPEQLGSYLRQFTELLARHRLHGAVYGHFGEGCLHVRVDFDFTTDHGTAVFRTFITEAAELVAAHGGSLSGEHGDGQARSELLPLMYGPEVIALFERFKGIWDPDNGLNPGMIVDPLPLDGNLRISAHRTPLPLATVFPFHADDGDFAKATRRCVGVGKCRTAAPRGGVMCPSYRVTLDEKDSTRGRARVLYEMTQGEVVTDGWRSAEVRDALDLCLSCKGCSADCPVGVDVATYKSEFLHHHYKGRLRPASHYSMGWLPLLSRLAARMPRLVNALTASRLAPAIKRLGGIAAERDVPRFADRTFLTWFRARTPEGDGRRGPVVLWVDSFNNHFTPDVLKAGVAVLEHAGYRVQVPDGTQCCGLTWITTGQLGIARRIAHRTTRALAPATRAGIPVVGLEPSCTAALRSDLPELLDGDTDARGLARSTLTLAELLVHRTPGWRPPRIDARSLSQTHCHQHATSGFTADSALLAAMGVDNSVLDSGCCGLAGNFGFERGHYDVSVAAGEQALLPAVRAAAPDTVVLADGFSCRTQIAQRTDRGGTHLAELIARALPRIHQQTRNPHRD, from the coding sequence GTGACGACGACAGCGCAGGACCAGGAACGTCTCGACGCGGCCGCGGTGACCGACGCACTGGCCCAGGGCGACTGCGGCGAGGTCCACGGCGACGCCGGACGACGGGCCCAGTACTCGGCCGATGCCTCCAACTACCGCAGGATCCCGCTGGCCGTGGTCTTCCCCCGCGAGCGCCGGCACGTCCTGAACACGCTCGACGTGTGCAGGCGCCTGGGAGTGCCGATCACCTCGCGCGGCACGGGCACCAGCACCTCGGGGCAGGCCGTCGGCTCCGGCGTGGTCATGGACTTCTCCCGCTACTTCAACCGTCTGCTCGCGCTGGACCCCGACGCGCGCACGGCGACGGTGCAGCCCGGCATCGTCCTGGACGACCTGCAGAAGGCCGCCGCCGCACACGGCCTGCTCTTCGGCGCGGACCCTTCCACCCACAGCCGCTGCACCCTCGGCGGCATGATCGGCAACAACGCGTGCGGCTCGCACTCCATCGCCTGGGGACGCACCGCGGAGAACGTGCTCGAACTCGAAGTGGTCACCTACCGCGGCACCGTTCTGCGGCTCGGCGAGATGACCCAGGCGGAGATCGGCGAGGCCGTCGCCGCGGGCGGCGAACGCGGCGAACTCATCGCCGCCCTGCATCAGTTGGCCGAACGTAACCTGGCGGCCCTGCGCACGGAGCTGGGCCGGTTTCCCCGGCAGGTCTCGGGCTACGCGCTCGAACACCTGCTGCCGGAGCGGCGCTTCAACCTCGCCCGGGCCCTGGTCGGCAGCGAGGGCACTCTGGCCGTCATCCTCTCCGCCACCGTCCGGCTCGTGGCACCTCCTTCCGCCCGGGCCCTGGTCGTGCTCGGCTACCCCGACGCCATCGCCGCGGCCGACGCCGTCCCCGCCCTTGTCAAGCACCCATTGCTGGCGCTGGAAGGGCTCGACCGGTCCCTGACCGACATCGTCACCCGCCCGGAGACCCGGCGCACGATCGACACCCTGCCCCGCACCCAGGCCTGGCTGTTCGCCGAACTCGGCGGCCAGGAGGACGAACTGTCCCGGCTGGCCGAGGAACTCGTGGCGGCGGCGGGGTGCGCCGGCCACGAGATCGTCACCGACCCCGTACGTGCCCGGCAGCTGTGGCGGATCCGGGAGGACGGGGCGGGCCTGGCCACCCGCACGCCCGAGGGATCCGAGGCATGGCCCGGTTGGGAGGACGCGGCCGTCCCGCCGGAACAACTCGGCTCCTACCTACGGCAGTTCACCGAACTGCTTGCCCGCCACCGGCTTCACGGCGCCGTCTACGGCCACTTCGGCGAGGGCTGTCTGCATGTGCGCGTCGACTTCGACTTCACCACCGACCACGGCACCGCCGTCTTCCGCACCTTCATCACCGAGGCGGCCGAACTCGTCGCCGCCCACGGCGGTTCCCTCTCGGGAGAACACGGCGACGGCCAGGCCCGCTCCGAGCTGCTGCCCCTGATGTACGGCCCCGAAGTCATCGCCCTGTTCGAACGGTTCAAGGGCATCTGGGACCCCGACAACGGCCTGAACCCCGGCATGATCGTCGACCCGCTGCCCCTCGACGGCAACCTCCGGATCAGCGCCCACCGCACCCCCCTTCCTCTGGCCACGGTCTTCCCCTTCCACGCCGACGACGGCGACTTCGCCAAGGCCACCCGCCGCTGTGTCGGCGTCGGCAAATGCCGTACGGCCGCCCCGCGCGGCGGCGTCATGTGCCCCAGCTACCGCGTCACCCTCGACGAGAAGGACTCCACACGGGGCCGCGCCCGTGTGCTGTACGAGATGACCCAGGGCGAGGTCGTCACCGACGGCTGGCGTTCGGCCGAGGTGCGAGACGCGCTCGATCTGTGCCTGTCGTGCAAGGGGTGCAGCGCCGACTGCCCGGTCGGCGTGGACGTGGCCACGTACAAGTCGGAGTTCCTGCACCACCATTACAAGGGACGCCTCAGGCCCGCCTCCCACTACTCCATGGGCTGGCTGCCCCTGCTCTCCCGGCTCGCCGCCCGTATGCCCCGGCTGGTCAACGCGCTCACGGCGTCCCGCCTCGCGCCGGCGATCAAACGGCTGGGCGGTATCGCCGCCGAACGCGACGTCCCCCGCTTCGCCGACCGGACCTTCCTGACCTGGTTCCGCGCGCGCACCCCGGAAGGTGACGGGCGCCGCGGCCCGGTCGTGCTGTGGGTGGACTCCTTCAACAACCACTTCACGCCCGACGTCCTCAAGGCCGGCGTGGCGGTTCTGGAACATGCCGGATACCGGGTCCAGGTGCCCGACGGCACCCAGTGCTGCGGCCTCACCTGGATCACCACCGGACAACTGGGCATCGCCCGGCGCATCGCCCATCGCACCACCAGGGCGCTCGCCCCGGCCACCCGCGCCGGCATTCCGGTCGTGGGCCTGGAGCCGAGCTGTACCGCGGCGCTGAGATCCGATCTGCCGGAACTCCTGGACGGCGACACCGATGCGCGTGGGCTCGCCCGCTCCACCCTCACCCTCGCCGAACTCCTCGTCCACCGCACGCCCGGCTGGCGGCCTCCGCGGATCGACGCCCGTTCCCTCAGCCAGACCCACTGCCACCAGCACGCCACGAGCGGCTTCACCGCCGACAGTGCGCTGCTGGCGGCGATGGGGGTCGACAACAGCGTGCTGGATTCCGGCTGCTGCGGGCTGGCGGGGAACTTCGGCTTCGAACGCGGCCACTACGACGTGTCCGTCGCGGCCGGCGAGCAGGCCCTGCTGCCCGCCGTGCGCGCCGCCGCACCGGACACGGTCGTCCTCGCGGACGGGTTCAGCTGCCGCACCCAGATCGCCCAGCGGACCGACCGCGGCGGCACCCACCTCGCCGAGCTCATCGCCCGAGCACTGCCCAGGATTCACCAGCAGACAAGGAACCCTCACCGTGACTGA
- a CDS encoding Glu/Leu/Phe/Val family dehydrogenase — MTDALSLVDDWGPEKIVVVSHRRTGMKGVLVIDNTARGVGKGGTRMSPTVSVGEVARLARVMTWKWAGVDLFYGGAKAGIVADPASPDKEAILRAFARALSNEVPREYVMGLDMGLTENDAAIIQDELGDRGAAVGTPDHLGGVAYDKLGVTGYGVAEAADEAARFLQLPLGGARVAIQGFGAVGHAAALRFAELGATVVAVSTARGALHDPTGLDVHALLAEREEHGDDFVSHHQGLLMPPGQELTVDCDILVPAALQDVIDDATAQRIKARLVVEGANLPTSPLAQSILAERGIAVLPDFVANAGGVVAAAFAMDARHSGFRPETSTIFQTISERLRANAVTVLEEAQNRATTPHIAGRTLAEERVRAAMRSRGRLPA; from the coding sequence GTGACTGACGCACTCTCCCTCGTCGACGACTGGGGGCCCGAGAAGATCGTCGTCGTCTCTCATCGGCGCACCGGCATGAAGGGCGTGCTGGTCATCGACAACACCGCCCGGGGTGTCGGCAAGGGCGGCACCCGGATGAGCCCCACCGTCTCCGTCGGCGAAGTCGCCCGCCTGGCCCGCGTCATGACCTGGAAGTGGGCGGGCGTCGACCTCTTCTACGGCGGCGCCAAGGCCGGCATCGTCGCCGACCCGGCCTCCCCCGACAAAGAGGCGATCCTGCGCGCCTTCGCCCGCGCCCTGTCCAACGAGGTCCCCCGGGAATACGTCATGGGCCTCGACATGGGCCTGACCGAGAACGACGCGGCGATCATCCAGGACGAACTCGGCGACCGCGGCGCAGCCGTCGGTACCCCGGACCACCTCGGCGGAGTCGCCTACGACAAACTCGGCGTCACCGGATACGGCGTCGCCGAGGCGGCCGACGAGGCCGCCCGGTTCCTCCAACTGCCCCTCGGCGGCGCCCGTGTCGCCATCCAGGGATTCGGAGCCGTCGGCCACGCCGCCGCCCTGCGGTTCGCCGAACTCGGCGCCACCGTCGTCGCCGTGTCCACCGCCAGGGGCGCCCTGCACGACCCCACCGGACTGGACGTGCATGCCCTGCTGGCCGAAAGAGAAGAGCACGGCGACGACTTCGTCAGCCACCACCAGGGCCTTCTCATGCCGCCCGGTCAGGAACTCACCGTCGACTGCGACATCCTCGTCCCGGCGGCGCTGCAGGACGTCATCGACGACGCCACCGCACAACGGATCAAGGCCAGGCTGGTGGTGGAAGGCGCCAACCTGCCCACCTCACCCCTGGCACAGTCCATCCTCGCGGAACGAGGAATCGCCGTGCTGCCCGACTTCGTCGCCAACGCCGGCGGAGTCGTCGCCGCTGCTTTCGCCATGGACGCCCGCCACTCCGGCTTCCGGCCCGAGACCTCCACCATCTTCCAGACGATCTCCGAGCGGCTGCGCGCCAACGCCGTCACCGTTCTCGAAGAAGCCCAAAACCGCGCCACCACCCCGCACATCGCTGGCCGCACCCTGGCCGAGGAACGCGTCCGCGCCGCCATGCGCAGCAGAGGGCGACTGCCTGCCTGA
- a CDS encoding LysR substrate-binding domain-containing protein codes for MLKPQHLLTLRAVLRTGSFVLAARDLGYTASAISQQVSALEKETGLVLFEREAHGIRATAAAHRLVDLSVPVLAAMDDLGHQVRQLVTGVTGRLRLGSFPTAGVRLVPPALSALTATHPRAQIQLEEGEPEELVAAVNDGDLDVALVYEYGLGPRQWPDGMARHHLVREDLVLLRARDSGLGARLTGLSQARWITSGEGTAGALSLTRLCAAAGFEAEIAFRSNNYDVVRELVSAGLGVAVVPGLGHVPSDAVEAARLPQRSAFRRVLALHRGENSNPLLGTAIRALRGAVPVGDPFVHPAQDEQEG; via the coding sequence GTGCTCAAACCGCAGCATCTGCTCACCTTGAGGGCCGTACTGCGCACCGGCTCGTTCGTCCTCGCGGCCCGCGATCTCGGCTACACCGCCTCCGCGATCTCCCAGCAGGTCTCGGCTCTGGAGAAGGAGACGGGACTGGTGCTGTTCGAGCGGGAGGCGCACGGCATCCGGGCGACCGCGGCGGCTCACCGGCTGGTCGACCTCAGCGTGCCGGTGCTGGCTGCCATGGACGACCTCGGTCATCAGGTACGCCAGCTCGTCACCGGCGTCACCGGCCGGTTGAGGCTGGGCAGCTTCCCCACGGCCGGTGTACGACTCGTACCGCCCGCGCTGTCGGCTCTGACGGCAACCCACCCACGGGCACAGATCCAGCTGGAGGAGGGGGAGCCGGAGGAACTCGTCGCCGCGGTGAACGACGGTGATCTGGATGTGGCGCTGGTGTACGAGTACGGGCTCGGCCCCCGGCAGTGGCCCGACGGCATGGCCCGCCACCACCTCGTACGCGAGGATCTCGTCCTTCTGAGGGCCCGGGACAGCGGTCTCGGCGCACGCCTGACCGGGCTGTCGCAGGCCCGCTGGATCACCAGCGGGGAGGGCACCGCCGGTGCCCTTTCCCTCACCCGGCTGTGCGCGGCGGCCGGTTTCGAGGCCGAGATCGCCTTCCGCAGCAACAACTACGACGTCGTACGGGAGTTGGTGTCCGCCGGTCTCGGCGTGGCCGTCGTGCCGGGGCTCGGGCATGTGCCCAGCGACGCGGTGGAGGCGGCACGGCTTCCGCAGCGCTCGGCGTTCCGCCGTGTGCTGGCCCTGCATCGCGGCGAGAACAGCAACCCACTGCTCGGCACGGCCATTCGCGCCCTGCGCGGTGCGGTGCCGGTCGGGGATCCGTTTGTGCACCCGGCGCAGGACGAACAGGAGGGGTAG
- a CDS encoding ATP-binding cassette domain-containing protein, which translates to MTTPGTVPAAPVPEGVTPALDVRNIVKRFGGVTALNHVSMTVLPGEVTALVGDNGAGKSTLVRCLSGVHQPDEGEILVDGKLQTFHDPSASRHAGIETVFQELALSDNLDVASNMFLGRELTHGPTRLFRLRHKEMETEAQTVLARYGIRMPSVRSTVRELSGGQRQGVAIARAVGWGSRIVLMDEPTAALGVRETGRILDIVRGLAERGLAVLLISHNMEQVHSVSDAVWILRGGNMVAGMRTADTTTSEIVHYITTGQGLT; encoded by the coding sequence ATGACCACCCCCGGCACCGTACCTGCCGCCCCGGTTCCCGAGGGCGTCACCCCGGCGCTCGACGTGCGCAACATCGTGAAGCGCTTCGGTGGAGTGACGGCGCTCAACCATGTGTCGATGACCGTGCTGCCGGGCGAGGTGACCGCCCTGGTCGGTGACAACGGCGCCGGCAAGTCGACCCTCGTGCGCTGCCTGTCCGGGGTACACCAACCCGACGAGGGCGAAATACTCGTCGACGGGAAACTCCAGACCTTCCACGACCCTTCAGCATCCCGCCACGCCGGCATCGAGACGGTGTTCCAGGAACTGGCGCTGTCGGACAACCTCGACGTCGCCTCGAACATGTTCCTGGGCCGCGAGCTCACCCACGGGCCCACCAGACTGTTCCGACTGCGGCACAAGGAAATGGAGACCGAGGCACAGACCGTGCTGGCACGCTACGGCATCCGCATGCCTTCCGTCCGGTCCACGGTGCGGGAGCTGTCCGGCGGGCAGCGCCAAGGTGTCGCCATCGCACGCGCCGTCGGCTGGGGCAGCCGCATCGTCCTGATGGACGAGCCGACAGCCGCCCTGGGCGTCCGGGAGACGGGCCGCATCCTCGACATCGTCCGCGGCCTGGCCGAACGAGGACTGGCGGTGCTGCTGATCAGCCACAACATGGAGCAGGTCCACAGCGTCTCCGACGCCGTCTGGATCCTGCGCGGCGGGAACATGGTGGCCGGCATGCGGACAGCCGACACCACGACGTCGGAGATCGTGCACTACATCACCACCGGGCAAGGTCTCACATGA
- a CDS encoding MBL fold metallo-hydrolase encodes MTDATTHLDERLRRPSGIRTLTLGDTRLSYVPDGQATLNARMLLTEPNEEEWAKHPEYLNEGTHLMASVGGLLVERDGRALLIDAGAGPLTVGPPLNPFGTITGGALLDSLAMLGHGPADIEAVALTHLHTDHIGWAWHPAPDSDKPVFTGADYLVAEPEWAQRHHAEAQGMGDMIKAMEAQVRTVADGEEIFPGVHVMLTPGHSPGHTSYVINAGGQRVIAFGDAFHSPLQITHPLWENTFDHDHPQATSLRHRLVLDMANKPDTIGFAVHFPEPFGRVRIEDNHASWHPVDA; translated from the coding sequence ATGACGGACGCGACAACCCACCTGGACGAGCGGCTGCGGCGCCCCTCGGGCATCCGGACTCTCACGCTCGGGGACACCAGGCTGAGCTACGTCCCCGACGGCCAGGCCACGCTCAACGCCCGGATGCTGCTGACGGAGCCCAACGAGGAGGAGTGGGCCAAGCACCCCGAGTACCTCAACGAGGGCACACACCTGATGGCCAGTGTCGGGGGACTGCTCGTGGAACGCGACGGCCGCGCCCTGCTCATCGACGCCGGCGCCGGCCCGCTGACCGTGGGGCCGCCGCTGAACCCCTTCGGCACCATCACCGGCGGCGCCCTGCTGGACAGCCTCGCCATGCTTGGCCACGGCCCCGCCGATATCGAGGCCGTCGCCCTCACCCACCTGCACACCGACCACATCGGCTGGGCCTGGCACCCCGCCCCCGACAGTGACAAGCCCGTCTTCACAGGCGCCGACTACCTGGTCGCCGAACCCGAGTGGGCCCAGCGCCACCACGCCGAAGCGCAGGGCATGGGCGACATGATCAAGGCCATGGAGGCGCAGGTGCGCACTGTGGCCGACGGCGAGGAGATCTTCCCCGGCGTCCACGTCATGCTCACCCCCGGCCACAGCCCCGGCCACACCTCCTACGTCATCAACGCCGGCGGACAGCGGGTCATCGCCTTCGGCGACGCCTTCCACTCCCCCCTCCAGATCACCCACCCGCTCTGGGAGAACACCTTCGACCACGACCACCCGCAGGCCACCAGCCTGCGCCACCGCCTCGTCCTGGACATGGCCAACAAGCCCGACACCATCGGCTTCGCCGTCCACTTCCCCGAGCCCTTCGGTCGCGTCCGCATCGAGGACAACCACGCGTCCTGGCACCCCGTCGACGCTTGA
- a CDS encoding SRPBCC family protein: MAHVVAASAERTVDAPADEVYRYLADMQLQARFLPSPFYDFQVEAGGVGAGSVVRFKIDFAGGVRELRMQVTEPEPGRILVQTDTGGSGLVRTFTVTPQGEQALVSINSSFDGESGVAGFVERIIAPRRLHRVYGKELARLDAYAREQRVGH, translated from the coding sequence ATGGCTCACGTCGTCGCCGCGTCAGCCGAGCGCACCGTTGACGCTCCCGCGGACGAGGTCTACCGGTACCTGGCAGACATGCAACTTCAAGCCCGGTTCCTGCCGTCCCCCTTCTACGACTTCCAGGTCGAGGCGGGAGGTGTGGGCGCGGGCAGCGTCGTCCGGTTCAAGATCGACTTTGCTGGGGGTGTCCGGGAGCTCCGGATGCAGGTCACCGAGCCGGAGCCGGGCCGAATCCTGGTCCAGACCGACACAGGCGGCTCCGGCCTCGTCAGGACGTTCACCGTGACCCCGCAAGGCGAGCAGGCGCTGGTGAGCATCAACTCCAGTTTCGACGGCGAGAGCGGCGTCGCCGGCTTCGTCGAGCGGATCATCGCGCCGCGCAGGTTGCACCGCGTCTACGGCAAGGAACTCGCCCGCCTCGACGCCTATGCCCGCGAGCAGCGCGTCGGTCACTGA
- a CDS encoding MarR family winged helix-turn-helix transcriptional regulator — protein MTTTSQSQAEAQWQLMKLVHELDMQNNARVRERVAKLGFTVAQASALRELTGPMTLSELAVRMGCEPSNAIVPLDKLEEQRLVERRPHPTDRRAKQLVLTPEGAERREELLKFLCEEPLWTLPQQEQDALQDLVQRAMARAETPSP, from the coding sequence ATGACGACAACATCGCAATCGCAGGCGGAAGCGCAGTGGCAGTTGATGAAGCTGGTGCACGAGCTGGACATGCAGAACAATGCGCGCGTCCGTGAGCGCGTGGCCAAGCTCGGTTTCACCGTCGCGCAGGCTTCGGCGCTGCGCGAACTGACCGGTCCGATGACCTTGAGTGAGCTGGCCGTGCGGATGGGCTGCGAACCCTCGAACGCCATCGTCCCGCTGGACAAGCTGGAGGAGCAGCGGCTGGTCGAGCGGCGTCCTCATCCCACGGACCGCCGGGCCAAGCAGCTGGTCCTCACCCCCGAGGGCGCCGAGCGCCGGGAAGAGCTGCTGAAGTTCCTGTGCGAGGAGCCTCTTTGGACGCTGCCCCAGCAGGAGCAGGACGCGCTCCAGGATCTGGTGCAGCGAGCCATGGCACGCGCCGAAACCCCCAGCCCTTAA
- a CDS encoding MFS transporter: protein MADTTEARTAPIGRSLAILGLAALAFSLAQTSVAPALGDMATSLHTSAQNMAWALTGYLVAAAVLTPVFGRLGDMFGKRRLLVVSLMLFALGGAVAALGDSLAMVVTGRVVMGAGGGIFPLCFGIVRDEFSQERRAGAVGLVSATAGVGGGLGLLLGGLLVDHASYRWIFWTGTVIAVAAALAARFLLPESLVRTPGKVDYAGTVLLGAGITAPLIAISQASSWGWTGGRTLGLIAAGVVVLAVFVLVERRTAEPLVDMTVLTRRPVLMTNVATLLIGFGMFGVFLLVPQLVQTPAASGYGFGGDATRAGLIMLPGSLMMLVAGPLSGVLTARFGGKVPLALGGVVTASGLALLAAEHGSQGAVLGFTMVVFTGIGLAFAAMPNLIVDAVDAAKTGEATGVNALIRSVGASLGSQVVAGILAGSVTASNLLPTEHAYTMSFLVGGAGALIAAIVTLLIPRPHSHAHVSALDEIGAAAPPARAGLRRRRQRQTAHVSPRTPRAALSVTGNAHGTDPVRPRII, encoded by the coding sequence ATGGCAGATACGACTGAGGCGAGAACCGCGCCCATAGGCCGCAGCCTCGCCATCCTCGGCCTGGCCGCGCTCGCCTTCTCCCTGGCACAGACCTCCGTCGCGCCGGCGTTGGGCGACATGGCCACCTCGCTGCACACCAGCGCCCAGAACATGGCCTGGGCCTTGACCGGCTACCTCGTGGCGGCGGCCGTGCTGACACCGGTGTTCGGGCGGCTGGGCGACATGTTCGGCAAGCGGCGGCTGCTGGTTGTCTCGCTGATGCTGTTCGCCCTCGGCGGCGCGGTGGCGGCGCTCGGCGACAGCCTGGCCATGGTGGTGACCGGACGGGTGGTGATGGGCGCGGGCGGCGGCATCTTCCCTCTCTGTTTCGGCATCGTCCGCGACGAGTTCTCGCAGGAACGGCGAGCCGGCGCGGTGGGACTCGTCTCCGCCACCGCCGGGGTAGGCGGTGGGCTGGGGCTGCTCCTGGGCGGTCTGCTGGTGGACCATGCCTCGTACCGCTGGATCTTCTGGACCGGCACCGTGATTGCGGTGGCCGCGGCGCTCGCGGCGCGATTCCTGCTGCCGGAGTCGCTGGTACGTACCCCCGGCAAGGTCGACTACGCCGGTACCGTCCTGCTGGGTGCGGGCATCACCGCCCCGCTCATCGCCATCAGCCAGGCCTCCTCGTGGGGCTGGACCGGGGGCCGCACCCTGGGCCTGATCGCCGCCGGAGTGGTGGTCCTGGCTGTCTTCGTCCTGGTCGAGCGGCGCACCGCCGAGCCGCTGGTCGACATGACGGTGCTGACGCGCCGGCCGGTACTGATGACCAACGTCGCCACCCTGCTGATCGGCTTCGGCATGTTCGGGGTGTTCCTGCTGGTACCCCAGCTCGTGCAGACGCCCGCGGCCAGTGGGTACGGCTTCGGCGGCGACGCCACCCGCGCCGGGCTGATCATGCTGCCCGGTTCCCTGATGATGCTGGTCGCCGGCCCGCTCTCCGGCGTGCTGACCGCACGTTTCGGCGGCAAGGTCCCGCTGGCGCTGGGTGGTGTCGTCACCGCGTCCGGCCTGGCCCTGCTCGCTGCCGAGCACGGCTCCCAAGGGGCCGTCCTGGGCTTCACCATGGTCGTCTTCACCGGCATCGGCCTGGCCTTCGCCGCCATGCCGAACCTGATCGTGGACGCCGTCGACGCGGCCAAGACCGGCGAGGCCACGGGCGTCAACGCCCTCATCCGGTCGGTGGGTGCCTCACTGGGAAGCCAGGTGGTCGCCGGCATCCTCGCCGGCAGCGTCACCGCGTCGAACCTCCTACCCACCGAGCACGCCTACACGATGTCCTTCCTCGTCGGCGGCGCCGGGGCCCTGATCGCCGCGATCGTCACCCTGCTCATCCCCCGCCCGCACAGCCACGCCCATGTGTCCGCCCTGGACGAGATCGGTGCCGCCGCCCCCCCTGCCCGAGCCGGCCTTCGCCGCCGACGACAACGGCAAACGGCACACGTGAGCCCCCGCACACCACGGGCCGCACTGTCCGTGACCGGGAACGCGCACGGTACGGACCCGGTCCGACCGAGGATCATCTGA